The proteins below are encoded in one region of Micromonospora pisi:
- a CDS encoding DUF4190 domain-containing protein: MTDEARPPLGAGGQPATYPTMATGPGPTGVGGPVPMPPRETWRPPRRVDAVPGTPFGLAYLDVPPIISGLAVGALVAGIGSIMVALVVLCFGLLGASGGWGAWAAGAFGVLGTLLGAAAIVLGVVGRRQTRRNAPPPAVRFAGAGLASAGVWCGVAGLAVTVLAFGLAVILQLS; this comes from the coding sequence GTGACGGATGAGGCGCGGCCACCCCTCGGGGCGGGCGGTCAGCCCGCCACGTACCCGACGATGGCGACCGGACCGGGGCCGACCGGCGTCGGCGGACCGGTGCCGATGCCGCCCCGCGAGACATGGCGCCCGCCGCGCCGGGTCGACGCCGTCCCCGGCACGCCGTTCGGGCTCGCCTACCTGGATGTGCCGCCGATCATCTCTGGCCTGGCGGTCGGTGCCCTGGTGGCCGGCATCGGCTCGATCATGGTCGCCCTGGTGGTGCTCTGTTTCGGCTTGCTTGGTGCGAGCGGCGGCTGGGGAGCGTGGGCCGCGGGCGCGTTCGGGGTACTCGGGACCCTGCTCGGCGCCGCCGCGATCGTGCTGGGCGTGGTTGGCCGGCGGCAGACCCGGCGTAACGCTCCGCCACCGGCGGTCCGATTCGCCGGTGCGGGACTCGCGTCGGCCGGCGTCTGGTGCGGTGTCGCCGGGTTGGCGGTGACCGTGCTGGCGTTCGGGTTGGCCGTGATCCTTCAGCTGAGCTGA
- the rpsL gene encoding 30S ribosomal protein S12, protein MPTIQQLVRKGRQAKTTKTKTPALKGSPQRRGVCTRVYTTTPKKPNSALRKVARVKLSSQIEVTAYIPGVGHNLQEHSIVLVRGGRVKDLPGVRYKIVRGSLDTQGVRNRKQARSRYGAKKEKS, encoded by the coding sequence GTGCCCACCATTCAGCAGTTGGTCCGAAAGGGCCGCCAGGCTAAGACGACGAAGACCAAGACGCCCGCGCTGAAGGGCAGCCCGCAGCGGCGCGGCGTGTGCACGCGTGTTTACACGACCACCCCGAAGAAGCCGAACTCGGCGCTGCGCAAGGTCGCTCGTGTGAAGCTGAGCAGCCAGATCGAGGTGACCGCGTACATCCCGGGCGTGGGGCACAACCTGCAGGAGCACTCGATCGTGCTCGTTCGCGGTGGCCGGGTGAAGGACCTCCCCGGCGTGCGCTACAAGATCGTCCGCGGCTCGCTCGACACCCAGGGCGTTCGTAACCGCAAGCAGGCGCGCAGCCGTTACGGCGCGAAGAAGGAGAAGAGCTGA
- the rpsG gene encoding 30S ribosomal protein S7, which produces MPRKGPAPRRPLVADPVYNSPLVTQLVNKILLRGKRQLAERIVYGALEGCREKSGTDPVVTLKRAMDNVKPTLEVRSRRVGGATYQVPVEVRPARATTLGLRWLVTYSKARREKTMIERLMNELLDASNGLGAAVKRREDTHKMAESNKAFAHYRW; this is translated from the coding sequence ATGCCGCGTAAGGGACCCGCTCCGCGCCGGCCGTTGGTCGCCGACCCGGTGTACAACTCGCCGCTGGTCACCCAGCTGGTGAACAAGATCCTGCTCCGTGGCAAGCGTCAGCTCGCCGAGCGCATCGTCTACGGCGCCCTTGAGGGCTGCCGGGAGAAGTCGGGCACCGACCCGGTCGTCACCCTCAAGCGGGCGATGGACAACGTGAAGCCGACGCTGGAGGTGCGCAGCCGCCGGGTCGGTGGCGCCACCTACCAGGTGCCGGTCGAGGTTCGCCCGGCCCGGGCGACCACCCTCGGACTGCGCTGGCTCGTGACGTACTCCAAGGCGCGTCGTGAGAAGACCATGATCGAGCGCCTGATGAACGAGCTGCTCGACGCGAGCAACGGCCTCGGTGCCGCCGTCAAGCGGCGCGAGGACACGCACAAGATGGCCGAGTCGAACAAGGCCTTCGCGCACTACCGCTGGTAA
- the fusA gene encoding elongation factor G — MAAADALAKVRNIGIMAHIDAGKTTTTERILFYTGITYKIGEVHEGAAVMDWMEQEQERGITITSAATKCEWKGHTIQIIDTPGHVDFTVEVERSLRVLDGAVAVYDGVAGVEPQTENVWRQADKYNVPRMCFVNKLDRTGADFFRCVQMMIERLNATPLVLQIPIGLEGDHIGVVDLIGMRALTWRGETQKGEDYAIEEIPADLAASAAEWRDKLLETLADVDDSVMEKYLEGEEIAADEIKAAIRRATIAGKANPVLCGSAFKNKGVQPMLDAVVDFLPSPLDIPAVEGTALDGETVLLRKPSNDEPFAGLAFKIQTDKHLGKLTYVRVYSGTLESGSQVVNSTKDRKERIGKIYQMHANKREERPTAQAGDIIAVQGLKQTTTGDTLSDPANPVILESMTFPEPVINVAIEPKTKSDQEKLGTAIQRLAEEDPTFRVKLDEETGQTVISGMGELHLDILVDRMRREFNVEANIGKPQVAYRETIRRKVDKVEHTHKKQTGGSGQYARVIVSLEPLPLGNDQPTYEFVNAVSGGRIPREFIPSVDAGAQDAMQYGTLAGYPLVGLKLTLLDGQYHEVDSSEMAFKIAGSMVLKEAARKADPALLEPMMAVEVTTPEENMGDVIGDINSRRGIIQAMEERSGARIVRALVPLSEMFGYVGDLRSKTQGRASYSMQFDSYAEVPQSVAKEIIAKATGE; from the coding sequence GTGGCCGCCGCAGACGCGCTCGCCAAGGTACGCAACATCGGCATCATGGCGCACATCGATGCTGGTAAGACCACGACCACCGAGCGGATCCTGTTCTACACCGGCATCACGTACAAGATCGGTGAGGTCCACGAGGGCGCCGCCGTCATGGACTGGATGGAGCAGGAGCAGGAGCGGGGGATCACCATCACCTCCGCCGCCACCAAGTGTGAGTGGAAGGGCCACACGATCCAGATCATCGACACGCCCGGCCACGTCGACTTCACGGTCGAGGTCGAGCGGTCGCTGCGGGTGCTGGACGGTGCGGTCGCGGTGTACGACGGGGTCGCCGGCGTGGAGCCGCAGACCGAGAACGTCTGGCGCCAGGCGGACAAGTACAACGTCCCCCGGATGTGCTTCGTCAACAAGCTCGACCGGACCGGCGCTGACTTCTTCCGCTGCGTGCAGATGATGATCGAGCGGCTGAACGCCACCCCGCTGGTGCTGCAGATCCCGATCGGGCTCGAAGGTGACCACATCGGTGTCGTCGACCTGATCGGGATGCGCGCGCTGACCTGGCGTGGCGAGACCCAGAAGGGCGAGGACTACGCGATCGAGGAGATCCCGGCCGACCTCGCCGCTTCCGCCGCCGAGTGGCGCGACAAGCTGCTCGAGACCCTGGCCGACGTCGACGACTCGGTGATGGAGAAGTACCTCGAGGGCGAGGAGATCGCCGCCGACGAGATCAAGGCCGCCATCCGGCGTGCCACGATCGCCGGCAAGGCGAACCCGGTGCTCTGCGGTTCGGCGTTCAAGAACAAGGGCGTCCAGCCGATGCTCGACGCCGTGGTCGACTTCCTCCCGTCGCCGCTGGACATCCCGGCGGTCGAGGGCACCGCGCTCGACGGCGAGACCGTGCTGCTGCGCAAGCCCAGCAACGACGAGCCGTTCGCTGGCCTGGCCTTCAAGATCCAGACCGACAAGCACCTCGGCAAGCTGACCTACGTACGGGTCTACTCCGGCACGCTCGAATCCGGTTCCCAGGTGGTCAACTCCACCAAGGACCGCAAGGAGCGGATCGGCAAGATCTACCAGATGCACGCCAACAAGCGGGAAGAGCGTCCTACCGCCCAGGCTGGCGACATCATCGCGGTCCAGGGTCTGAAGCAGACCACCACCGGTGACACGCTCTCCGACCCGGCGAACCCGGTCATCCTGGAATCGATGACGTTCCCGGAGCCGGTCATCAACGTGGCGATCGAGCCGAAGACCAAGTCCGACCAGGAGAAGCTCGGCACCGCGATCCAGCGGCTGGCCGAGGAGGACCCGACGTTCCGGGTCAAGCTCGACGAGGAGACCGGCCAGACGGTCATCTCCGGCATGGGCGAGCTGCACCTGGACATCCTGGTCGACCGGATGCGCCGCGAGTTCAACGTCGAGGCGAACATCGGCAAGCCGCAGGTGGCGTACCGCGAGACGATCCGCCGCAAGGTGGACAAGGTCGAGCACACGCACAAGAAGCAGACCGGTGGTTCGGGTCAGTACGCCCGGGTCATCGTCAGCCTCGAGCCGCTGCCGCTCGGCAACGACCAGCCGACGTACGAGTTCGTGAACGCGGTCAGCGGTGGTCGTATCCCGCGGGAGTTCATCCCGTCGGTGGACGCCGGAGCCCAGGACGCCATGCAGTACGGCACCCTGGCCGGTTACCCGCTGGTCGGCCTGAAGCTGACGCTGCTCGACGGTCAGTACCACGAGGTCGACTCGTCTGAAATGGCGTTCAAGATCGCCGGTTCGATGGTGCTCAAGGAAGCGGCCCGCAAGGCCGACCCGGCACTGCTCGAGCCGATGATGGCCGTCGAGGTCACCACCCCTGAGGAAAACATGGGTGACGTCATCGGCGACATCAACTCCCGCCGCGGCATCATCCAGGCCATGGAGGAGCGGAGCGGTGCTCGCATCGTCCGCGCCCTGGTGCCGCTGTCGGAGATGTTCGGCTATGTCGGCGACCTGCGGTCGAAGACCCAGGGCCGGGCTAGCTACAGCATGCAGTTCGACTCCTACGCCGAGGTTCCGCAGAGCGTCGCGAAGGAGATCATCGCGAAGGCGACGGGTGAGTAG
- the tuf gene encoding elongation factor Tu: MAKAKFERTKPHVNIGTIGHIDHGKTTLTAAITKVLHDKMPDLNPYTPFDEIDKAPEEKARGITISIAHVEYQTEARHYAHVDCPGHADYIKNMITGAAQMDGAILVVAATDGPMPQTREHVLLARQVGVPYIVVALNKSDMVDDEELLELVELEVRELLSGQEYPGDDLPVVRVSALKALEGDPEWTDRLMELMAAVDTSIPQPARETDKPFLMPVEDVFTITGRGTVVTGRVERGVLLPNEDVELVGIKEKSFKTKVTAIEMFRKTLEDARAGENVGLLLRGTKRDEVERGMVVVKPGSNTPHTEFEATVYILSKEEGGRHTPFFQNYRPQFYFRTTDVTGVVTLPEGTEMVMPGDNTTMSVKLIQPIAMEDNLKFAIREGGRTVGAGFVTKIVK, translated from the coding sequence GTGGCGAAGGCGAAGTTCGAGCGGACTAAGCCGCACGTCAACATCGGCACCATTGGTCACATCGACCACGGTAAGACGACGCTGACGGCGGCCATCACCAAGGTCCTGCACGACAAGATGCCCGACCTCAACCCGTACACGCCGTTCGACGAGATCGACAAGGCGCCGGAGGAGAAGGCCCGCGGCATCACGATCTCGATCGCACACGTCGAGTACCAGACCGAGGCGCGGCACTACGCGCACGTTGACTGCCCCGGTCACGCCGACTACATCAAGAACATGATCACCGGTGCCGCGCAGATGGACGGCGCGATCCTGGTGGTCGCGGCGACCGACGGCCCGATGCCGCAGACCCGCGAGCACGTGCTGCTGGCCCGCCAGGTTGGCGTGCCGTACATCGTCGTGGCGCTCAACAAGAGCGACATGGTCGATGACGAGGAGCTCCTGGAGCTCGTCGAGCTCGAGGTTCGTGAGCTGCTCTCGGGCCAGGAGTACCCGGGCGACGACCTGCCGGTCGTCCGCGTCTCGGCGCTGAAGGCGCTCGAGGGCGACCCGGAGTGGACCGACCGGCTCATGGAGCTCATGGCCGCGGTCGACACCTCGATCCCGCAGCCGGCCCGTGAGACCGACAAGCCGTTCCTGATGCCGGTCGAGGACGTGTTCACGATCACCGGTCGTGGCACCGTCGTCACCGGTCGGGTCGAGCGTGGCGTGCTCCTGCCGAACGAGGATGTCGAGCTCGTCGGTATCAAGGAGAAGAGCTTCAAGACCAAGGTCACCGCGATCGAGATGTTCCGCAAGACCCTGGAGGACGCTCGCGCAGGCGAGAACGTCGGCCTCCTGCTGCGCGGTACCAAGCGCGACGAGGTCGAGCGTGGCATGGTCGTGGTGAAGCCGGGCTCGAACACCCCGCACACCGAGTTCGAGGCGACCGTCTACATCCTCTCCAAGGAGGAGGGTGGACGGCACACCCCGTTCTTCCAGAACTACCGTCCGCAGTTCTACTTCCGGACCACGGACGTTACCGGCGTCGTCACGCTGCCCGAGGGCACCGAGATGGTCATGCCGGGCGACAACACGACGATGTCCGTCAAGCTGATCCAGCCCATCGCGATGGAGGACAACCTCAAGTTCGCGATCCGGGAGGGTGGCCGGACGGTCGGCGCCGGGTTCGTCACGAAGATCGTAAAGTAA
- the rpsJ gene encoding 30S ribosomal protein S10: MAGQKIRIRLKAYDHEVVDSSARKIVETVTRTGAQVAGPVPLPTEINRFCVIRSPHKYKDSREHFEMRTHKRLIDIIDPTPKTVDSLMRLDLPAGVDIEIKL; encoded by the coding sequence ATGGCGGGACAGAAGATCCGCATCCGGCTCAAGGCCTATGACCACGAGGTCGTCGACTCCTCGGCGCGGAAGATCGTGGAGACGGTGACGCGCACCGGGGCGCAGGTCGCGGGCCCGGTGCCGCTGCCCACGGAGATCAACCGTTTCTGCGTGATCCGTTCGCCGCACAAGTACAAGGACTCGCGCGAGCACTTCGAGATGCGCACGCACAAGCGTCTGATCGACATCATCGACCCGACCCCGAAGACGGTCGACTCGCTCATGCGCCTCGACCTGCCGGCTGGCGTCGACATCGAGATCAAGCTGTAG
- the rplC gene encoding 50S ribosomal protein L3: MDRQVKGILGAKLGMTQVWDNNRVVPVTVVQAGPCVVSQVRTTDKDGYSAVQLAYGVVDPRKVKKPRAGHFAKSGVAPRRHIVELRTSDASEYELGQEVTVDAFAKGGMIDVTGRTKGKGFAGVMKRHGFHGLGSGHGVERKHRSPGSIGACATPGRVFKGVRMAGRMGARRFTSQNLVVQAVDVEQNLLLVRGAIPGPKGALVLVRTAAKVQAKKGGVAK; this comes from the coding sequence ATGGACAGGCAAGTTAAGGGCATCCTGGGCGCCAAGCTCGGCATGACCCAGGTCTGGGACAACAACCGCGTTGTCCCGGTGACCGTGGTGCAGGCCGGCCCGTGCGTCGTGAGCCAGGTCCGTACCACCGACAAGGACGGGTACTCCGCGGTCCAGTTGGCGTACGGCGTAGTTGACCCGCGCAAGGTCAAGAAGCCGCGTGCCGGACACTTCGCGAAGTCCGGTGTGGCCCCCCGGCGGCACATCGTCGAGCTGCGCACCTCCGACGCGTCGGAGTACGAGCTCGGCCAGGAGGTCACCGTCGACGCGTTCGCCAAGGGCGGAATGATCGACGTGACCGGCCGGACCAAGGGCAAGGGCTTCGCCGGTGTCATGAAGCGTCACGGCTTCCACGGCCTGGGCTCGGGCCACGGTGTCGAGCGCAAGCACCGCTCGCCCGGTTCCATCGGCGCCTGCGCGACCCCCGGTCGCGTCTTCAAGGGCGTACGGATGGCCGGTCGCATGGGTGCGCGTCGGTTCACCTCGCAGAACCTGGTCGTCCAGGCGGTCGACGTCGAGCAGAACCTGCTGCTCGTCCGTGGCGCCATCCCGGGCCCCAAGGGTGCGCTGGTGCTGGTTCGCACCGCAGCCAAGGTGCAGGCGAAGAAGGGCGGTGTGGCGAAGTGA
- the rplD gene encoding 50S ribosomal protein L4, protein MTSVDVRTVEGGTSGSVELPDSIFDVQANLSLMHQVVVAQLAAARQGTHKVKTRGEVAGGGKKPYKQKGTGRARQGSIRAPQFAGGGVVHGPVPRDYSQRTPKKMKAAALRGALSDRARAGQVHVVESFVGGEKPSTKAALATLTKLTEAKRVLVVLSRTDELNWVSLRNEPRVHLIESGQLNTYDVLVADDVIFTRDALDEFLGVPGAQAADESGSEGDEK, encoded by the coding sequence GTGACCTCCGTTGACGTGCGCACCGTCGAGGGTGGCACGAGCGGCTCGGTTGAGCTGCCCGACAGCATCTTCGACGTGCAGGCGAACCTCTCGCTGATGCACCAGGTCGTGGTGGCCCAGCTGGCCGCCGCGCGCCAGGGCACGCACAAGGTGAAGACCCGCGGTGAGGTCGCCGGTGGCGGCAAGAAGCCGTACAAGCAGAAGGGCACCGGTCGCGCCCGTCAGGGCTCGATCCGCGCGCCGCAGTTCGCCGGCGGTGGCGTTGTCCACGGCCCGGTGCCGCGTGACTACAGCCAGCGGACCCCGAAGAAGATGAAGGCCGCTGCTCTGCGTGGCGCCCTGTCGGACCGGGCCCGCGCTGGTCAGGTACACGTGGTGGAGTCGTTCGTCGGTGGCGAGAAGCCGTCGACCAAGGCGGCCCTGGCCACGCTGACCAAGCTGACCGAGGCCAAGCGGGTGCTGGTCGTGCTGAGCCGCACCGACGAGCTGAACTGGGTCTCGCTGCGCAACGAGCCGCGAGTACACCTGATCGAGTCCGGCCAGCTCAACACGTACGACGTGCTGGTGGCCGACGACGTGATCTTCACCCGGGATGCGCTGGACGAGTTCCTGGGCGTTCCGGGGGCACAGGCCGCGGACGAGTCCGGAAGTGAGGGCGACGAGAAGTGA
- the rplW gene encoding 50S ribosomal protein L23: MSTIADPRDIIVAPVVSEKSYSELNRNWYTFLVHPDANKTAIKIAIQQIFDVRVLTVNTLNREGKRKRTRNGFGQRKATKRAMVKLADGDRIEAFGGPVS; this comes from the coding sequence GTGAGCACGATCGCCGACCCGCGGGACATCATCGTCGCGCCGGTCGTCTCCGAGAAGAGCTACAGCGAGCTGAACCGTAACTGGTACACCTTCCTGGTGCACCCGGACGCGAACAAGACCGCGATCAAGATTGCTATCCAGCAGATCTTCGACGTGCGCGTCCTGACGGTCAACACGCTCAACCGCGAGGGCAAGCGCAAGCGGACCCGTAACGGGTTCGGCCAGCGCAAGGCCACGAAGCGCGCGATGGTGAAGCTGGCTGACGGCGACCGCATCGAGGCCTTCGGCGGCCCGGTCAGCTGA
- the rplB gene encoding 50S ribosomal protein L2, translating into MAIRKYKPTTPGRRGSSVADFAEITRSTPEKSLLAPLPKKGGRNAHGRITTRHHGGGHKRQYRLIDFKRVDKDGVPAKVAHIEYDPNRTARIALLHYADGEKRYIIAPKDLKQGDAVESGPTADIKPGNNLPLRNIPVGTTIHGVELRPGGGAKLARSAGVGIQLLGREGAYATLRMPSGEIRRVDVRCRATVGEIGNADQSNINWGKAGRMRWKGKRPTVRGVAMNPVDHPHGGGEGKTSGGRHPVNPQGKPEGRTRRKGQPSDRLIVRRRYATRKRG; encoded by the coding sequence ATGGCAATCCGTAAATACAAGCCGACGACGCCTGGCCGACGTGGCTCCAGCGTCGCCGACTTCGCCGAGATCACCAGGTCGACTCCCGAGAAGTCGCTGCTGGCTCCGCTGCCGAAGAAGGGTGGGCGTAACGCCCACGGCCGGATCACCACCCGGCACCACGGCGGTGGGCACAAGCGGCAGTACCGGCTGATCGACTTCAAGCGGGTGGACAAGGACGGTGTGCCGGCCAAGGTCGCGCACATCGAATACGACCCCAACCGCACCGCGCGTATCGCGCTGCTGCACTACGCCGACGGCGAGAAGCGCTACATCATCGCGCCGAAGGACCTGAAGCAGGGCGACGCGGTGGAGTCGGGCCCGACCGCCGACATCAAGCCGGGCAACAACCTGCCGCTGCGCAACATCCCGGTGGGTACCACCATCCACGGTGTGGAGCTGCGTCCGGGCGGCGGAGCCAAGCTGGCCCGTTCGGCCGGCGTCGGCATCCAGCTGCTGGGTCGTGAGGGTGCCTACGCCACGCTGCGTATGCCCTCCGGTGAAATCCGGCGGGTGGACGTGCGCTGCCGGGCGACGGTTGGCGAGATCGGCAACGCCGATCAGTCAAACATCAACTGGGGCAAGGCCGGCCGTATGCGGTGGAAGGGCAAGCGCCCGACCGTCCGTGGTGTCGCGATGAACCCGGTGGACCACCCGCACGGTGGTGGTGAGGGTAAGACCTCCGGTGGCCGCCACCCGGTCAACCCGCAGGGTAAGCCCGAGGGCCGCACCCGTCGTAAGGGCCAGCCGAGCGACCGGCTGATCGTCCGCCGCCGCTACGCGACCCGCAAGCGCGGCTAA
- the rpsS gene encoding 30S ribosomal protein S19, which yields MPRSLKKGPFVDDHLLKKVETQNEKGSKNVIKTWSRRSMIIPDMLGHTIAVHDGRKHVPVFVTEAMVGHKLGEFALTRTFKGHEKDDRKSRRR from the coding sequence ATGCCTCGCAGCTTGAAGAAGGGCCCGTTCGTCGACGACCACCTGCTCAAGAAGGTGGAGACGCAGAACGAGAAGGGCTCGAAGAACGTCATCAAGACGTGGTCCCGGCGTTCGATGATCATCCCGGACATGCTCGGGCACACGATCGCCGTGCACGACGGGCGCAAGCACGTTCCGGTGTTCGTCACCGAGGCGATGGTCGGGCACAAGCTCGGCGAGTTTGCGCTGACCCGCACGTTCAAGGGTCACGAGAAGGACGACCGGAAGAGTCGCCGGCGCTGA
- the rplV gene encoding 50S ribosomal protein L22, with protein MPVKGDAPVLPGARAVARHVGISATKARRVVNLVRGLPAKEALTVLQFAPQAASEQVYKVLASAIANAENNERLDPDALLVSEAYVDEGPTMKRFRPRAQGRAYRIRKRTSHITIVVEAVAPATPKRGAAKKAAPAKATPATEAEAADTQSKTEGAE; from the coding sequence ATGCCAGTTAAGGGCGACGCTCCGGTGCTTCCGGGCGCGCGGGCGGTTGCGCGGCACGTGGGCATCTCGGCGACGAAGGCTCGCCGGGTGGTCAACCTCGTCCGCGGCCTGCCCGCGAAGGAGGCGCTCACGGTGCTCCAGTTCGCGCCGCAGGCTGCGAGCGAGCAGGTCTACAAGGTGCTCGCGAGTGCGATCGCCAACGCCGAGAACAACGAGCGGCTGGACCCCGACGCGCTGCTCGTGAGCGAGGCGTATGTCGACGAGGGCCCGACGATGAAGCGGTTCCGGCCGCGGGCGCAGGGCCGGGCGTACCGGATCCGCAAGCGGACCAGCCACATCACCATCGTGGTCGAGGCGGTCGCGCCAGCCACGCCGAAGCGGGGCGCGGCGAAGAAGGCCGCACCGGCCAAGGCCACGCCGGCCACCGAGGCCGAGGCTGCCGACACGCAGAGCAAGACGGAAGGTGCCGAGTAA
- the rpsC gene encoding 30S ribosomal protein S3 codes for MGQKVHPIGFRLGISTDWKSRWFADKLYKDYIGEDVKIRRMMSKGLERAGISKVDIERTRDRVRVDIHTARPGIVIGRKGAEADRIRGELEKLTGKQVQLNILEVKNPESDAQLVAQGVAEQLSSRVSFRRAMRKAMQSAMKNSIVKGIRVQVSGRLGGAEMSRTEFYREGRVPLHTLRANIEYGFFEARTTFGRIGVKVWIYKGDAVPGREAPAETGPARPRRDRGDRPERPRRGRSGSSGTTAGGTEAGRAAAAEFAGTPAEATNDQAAPASAAPATPAPAGSDSSAQEG; via the coding sequence ATGGGTCAGAAGGTTCACCCGATTGGGTTCCGGCTTGGCATCTCGACCGATTGGAAGTCCCGCTGGTTCGCGGACAAGCTCTACAAGGACTACATCGGCGAGGATGTCAAGATCCGCCGGATGATGTCCAAGGGCTTGGAGCGGGCTGGTATCTCCAAGGTCGACATCGAGCGCACCCGGGACCGGGTCCGGGTCGACATCCACACCGCGCGGCCGGGCATCGTGATCGGCCGTAAGGGTGCGGAGGCCGACCGGATCCGCGGGGAGCTGGAGAAGCTCACCGGCAAGCAGGTGCAGCTGAACATCCTCGAGGTGAAGAACCCCGAGTCGGACGCGCAGCTGGTCGCACAGGGTGTGGCCGAGCAGCTGTCCAGCCGGGTCAGCTTCCGTCGGGCGATGCGCAAGGCGATGCAGTCGGCGATGAAGAACTCGATCGTCAAGGGAATCCGGGTGCAGGTCTCCGGTCGCCTCGGCGGCGCGGAGATGAGCCGCACGGAGTTCTACCGCGAGGGCCGGGTGCCGCTGCACACGCTGCGGGCCAACATCGAGTACGGCTTCTTCGAGGCGCGGACCACCTTCGGCCGGATCGGCGTGAAGGTGTGGATCTACAAGGGCGACGCCGTACCCGGTCGGGAAGCTCCGGCCGAGACCGGTCCGGCCCGTCCGCGTCGCGACCGTGGTGACCGGCCCGAGCGGCCGCGTCGTGGGCGGTCCGGCTCGTCCGGTACCACCGCCGGCGGCACCGAGGCTGGGCGTGCGGCGGCGGCGGAGTTCGCCGGCACCCCGGCCGAGGCCACGAACGACCAGGCCGCGCCGGCTAGCGCCGCGCCGGCCACTCCGGCTCCGGCCGGATCGGACAGCTCAGCGCAGGAGGGCTGA
- the rplP gene encoding 50S ribosomal protein L16: protein MLMPRKPPKGFRKPHHPDRHGASKGGNRVVFGEFGIQALEPAYVTNRQIESARIAMTRHIKRGGKVWITVFPDQALTKKPAETRMGSGKGSPEWWVANVKPGRVLFEMSFPNEQTAREAMRRAIHKLPMKCRIVTREVGES from the coding sequence ATGCTGATGCCGCGCAAGCCCCCGAAGGGCTTCCGCAAGCCGCACCACCCCGACCGCCATGGCGCGTCGAAGGGCGGCAACCGGGTGGTGTTCGGCGAGTTCGGAATCCAGGCGCTGGAGCCCGCGTACGTCACCAACCGGCAGATCGAGTCAGCGCGTATCGCGATGACCCGACACATCAAGCGTGGCGGCAAGGTCTGGATCACGGTCTTCCCGGACCAGGCCCTGACCAAGAAGCCCGCTGAAACCCGGATGGGTTCCGGTAAGGGCTCGCCCGAGTGGTGGGTCGCCAACGTTAAGCCGGGACGGGTGCTCTTCGAGATGTCCTTCCCCAACGAGCAGACCGCGCGAGAGGCTATGCGTCGCGCGATCCACAAGCTCCCGATGAAGTGCCGAATTGTGACACGCGAAGTGGGTGAAAGCTGA
- the rpmC gene encoding 50S ribosomal protein L29: MAAGVKAGELRELSEEELVTKLREAKAELFNLRVQAATGQLDNNRRLQVIRREIARIYTIMRERELGLSAAPTEVTAS, encoded by the coding sequence ATGGCCGCGGGCGTTAAGGCCGGCGAGCTGCGTGAGCTCTCCGAGGAGGAGCTGGTCACGAAGCTGCGCGAGGCCAAGGCGGAGCTGTTCAACCTCCGCGTGCAGGCCGCGACCGGCCAGCTGGACAACAATCGCCGGCTGCAGGTCATCCGTCGGGAGATCGCCCGGATCTACACGATCATGCGTGAGCGCGAGCTGGGTCTCTCCGCCGCGCCGACTGAGGTGACTGCATCATGA
- the rpsQ gene encoding 30S ribosomal protein S17 yields MSESTAPEGTTTAPRAQRKVREGLVVSDKMDKTVVVEVEDRVKHALYGKVLRRTRKLKVHDEQNACGIGDRVLLMETRPLSATKRWRVVEILEKAK; encoded by the coding sequence ATGAGCGAGTCGACCGCCCCGGAGGGGACCACCACCGCCCCACGGGCCCAGCGCAAGGTGCGCGAGGGCCTCGTGGTCAGCGACAAGATGGACAAGACCGTCGTGGTCGAGGTTGAGGACCGGGTCAAGCACGCGCTGTACGGCAAGGTTCTGCGCCGTACGCGCAAGCTGAAGGTGCACGACGAGCAGAACGCGTGCGGCATCGGCGACCGCGTGCTGCTGATGGAGACCCGTCCGCTCTCCGCCACCAAGCGGTGGCGGGTCGTGGAGATCCTCGAAAAGGCCAAGTAG